Below is a window of Virgibacillus sp. NKC19-3 DNA.
CCGCAATTTATCGATACACTAGCTGATGTTGTTTTAAAAAAAGCAACGAGTGATGCGTGATGAAATATAAAAATATTGTTATTGTAGGTGGCGGTATTACAGGATTAACTGCAGCTTACTATTTACAAAAAGAGATAAAAGAACAAAGACTGCCATATAAAGTGAGAGTAGTGGAAGCAAGCCATCGACTAGGTGGAAAAATCAAAACGATGAAACGGGATGGCTTTACTATTGAACAGGGTCCTGATTCATTACTGGCAAGAAAACAACCTGTAGTAAAGCTTGTTGATGAGTTAGGGCTCCAGGATCAAGTTATTCGAAATGCCACCGGTCAATCTTATATTTTAGTGAAAAATAAATTGCATCAAATACCAAAGGGAACATTTATGGGAATCCCGAAAAATATACGTCCGTTGTTGTCTTCCAATTTAATTTCCGCTAAAGGGAAGCGAAAAGCGTTAATGGACTTAATTTTACCAAGAGGAAAAGAAACAGCTGACCAATCTCTTGGTACTTTCTTCCGACGTCGTTTCGGAAATGAATTGCTAGTCAATCAAATTGATCCGCTATTATCCGGAATTCATTCCGGTGATATTGATGAACTGAGCCTGAAGGCAACTTATCCTATTTTTCATCAACTAGAGCAAGAATACGGCAGTGTGTTGAAAGGTTTAAAGAAAACAATGCCAGAGCCAGCTAAAAGCAAGGAAAAAAATCCGACTGGTGCCTTTTTCTCGTTTGAAAATGGTCTTGAAACGTTAATTGATAGCCTTGCTGAGAATTTGGATGAAGGAACTGTAACGGTGAATCATGCAGTAGACCATGTGGAGAAAAAGGATTATGGCTACCATCTTTTACTAAGCAATGGAGAAGTGGAAAAAGCAGATGCTGTTATCATGGCTACCCCGCATTTCACGGTACCACAAATGTTTAGTCAATATGATTTCTTTAAACCGCTCGAATCCATGCCGGCAACGTCAACAGCAAATGTTGTTCTAGCTTTTGACCAATCAGCGATTAAAAAAGACATTGACGGGACAGGTTTTCTTGTATCCAGAAGCAGCGATTATCGAATTACCGCATGTACATGGACACATAAAAAATGGCCGACAACGACGCCGGATGGAAAAGTGTTATTGCGTTGTTATGTAGGCAGACCTAATGATCAGTCTGTTGTAGATATGTCTGATGCAGAACTGACCGAAATGGTCTTGAAGGATTTAAGGAAGACAATGAAAATAAAATCCGTTCCGGAATTCAGTGTGATTACACGCTGG
It encodes the following:
- the hemY gene encoding protoporphyrinogen oxidase; translation: MKYKNIVIVGGGITGLTAAYYLQKEIKEQRLPYKVRVVEASHRLGGKIKTMKRDGFTIEQGPDSLLARKQPVVKLVDELGLQDQVIRNATGQSYILVKNKLHQIPKGTFMGIPKNIRPLLSSNLISAKGKRKALMDLILPRGKETADQSLGTFFRRRFGNELLVNQIDPLLSGIHSGDIDELSLKATYPIFHQLEQEYGSVLKGLKKTMPEPAKSKEKNPTGAFFSFENGLETLIDSLAENLDEGTVTVNHAVDHVEKKDYGYHLLLSNGEVEKADAVIMATPHFTVPQMFSQYDFFKPLESMPATSTANVVLAFDQSAIKKDIDGTGFLVSRSSDYRITACTWTHKKWPTTTPDGKVLLRCYVGRPNDQSVVDMSDAELTEMVLKDLRKTMKIKSVPEFSVITRWKDARPQYTVGHLERITAIRNQTRTHLPGVILTGSSYDGVGIPDCIDQGEKSAREVVEFLQR